In the Oceanivirga salmonicida genome, AAAAGCAAAAGAATATGAAGATGCTAAAGCGCTATATGAAGTAGGTGGTATATCAAAAGATGGATTAGAATTGGCATTGTTAGAATATAAAGAAGCTTTAACAAAAACTAAGTTAAATAAGAATGAATATGTTAAATTTGATAAATATATTAAATCTCCTATATCAGGTGTAATACTAGAAAGTAATGTCGATGCAAATTTTACTATTGATAAAAGAAAACCATTATTTAAAATAGCAGACACTGAAAATTTACAAATAAGTTTAGAAGTAGCAAATTCTAGTGCTAAAAATATTAAGGTTGATCAAAATGTTACTGTAGTATCTGAATCACTTGAAAATGGGAAAGTTTTAAATGGTAAGGTTAAAAGTGTATCAAATATAAGTTTTAAAAGTAGTAAAAGTAATGAAAATATAACAAAGGTTTTAGTAGAATTAGAAGATTATGCTAATTTAAAACCTGGTGATTATGTAGAAGCTAATATTATATATAAGAATATAGAAGATCAAATAATAGTACCATTCCAATATATAATAAATAAAGATGGTAAAAACTATGTATATATAAACAAAAATAATACAGTTGAAATGAAAGAAATAGTATTAGGAGATAATGATGGTATTAATTTTGAAATTAAAAGTGGTATAAATGAAAATGATGAATTGATATATAATGTTAATAATACATACAAAGTAGGAGATAAGATAAAATGATATATGTTAATAATTTAAAGAAAACATATAAGACAGGTAAGTTATCAGTTGAAGTATTAAAAGGTATAAATTTAGAAGTAACTAAGGGTGAATATGTTTCAATAATGGGGCCATCTGGTAGTGGTAAAAGTACCTTATTAAATATGTTAGGTTGCCTAGATGTTTTAACTTCAGGAACATATACATTAGATGATGCGAATATACAAGATTTAAATGATGATCAATTATCAATAGTAAGATGCAAAAAAATAGGTTTTGTATTTCAATCATATAATTTATTACCTAAATTAACTGCAAAAGAAAATGTAGAATTACCTGCAATGTATAAGGGAGTTAAGCATTCCGAAAGAGCAAAAAAGGCAGAAGAGCTTTTAGGACTGGTCGGTCTAAACGATAGAATTAATCATAAGCCGAATGAATTATCAGGTGGACAAAAGCAAAGAGTGGCAATAGCAAGAGCATTAATAAATGACCCTAAAATAATTTTGGCTGATGAACCAACTGGAAATTTAGATTCAAAATCTAGTGAAGAAATACTACAAATTTTTAGAAAATTGAATGATAGTGGTGTTACAATAATAATGGTAACACATGAAGAAGACGTAGCAGAACATACTAAGCGTATAGTTAGACTAAAAGATGGACTAATACATAAAGATGAGTTAGTAAAAAATAGACTAGGAGTATAAAATGAATATTTTAGAAATTGTAAAACTATCATTGGCAAACTTACTAAGTTTTAAATTTAGATCTTTTTTAACTATGTTGGGTATAATAATGGGAATAGCATCAGTAGTCTTATTATCATCATTAGGTGCTGGTTTTCAAAAAAAATTACTTTCAAATGTACAAGTAGCATTATCAAAAGTTGTAATAGTGCAAATTGATCAAAAATATACAAGAACAAACGATTTTAAAAGAACTGATTATTTCACAAAGAAAGATGAAATAATTTTTGAAAAAATTGA is a window encoding:
- a CDS encoding efflux RND transporter periplasmic adaptor subunit codes for the protein MKRKSKLKIIILIIAFLGIGVTARMYYNSKNQKIAYSSEKATKSNLALSYDVSGVVEAKKVVTVFSNNEATVEKINFREGEQVKKNDTLLILKGNQYDTKKLNIEQAEAILALKAKEYEDAKALYEVGGISKDGLELALLEYKEALTKTKLNKNEYVKFDKYIKSPISGVILESNVDANFTIDKRKPLFKIADTENLQISLEVANSSAKNIKVDQNVTVVSESLENGKVLNGKVKSVSNISFKSSKSNENITKVLVELEDYANLKPGDYVEANIIYKNIEDQIIVPFQYIINKDGKNYVYINKNNTVEMKEIVLGDNDGINFEIKSGINENDELIYNVNNTYKVGDKIK
- a CDS encoding ABC transporter ATP-binding protein, which codes for MIYVNNLKKTYKTGKLSVEVLKGINLEVTKGEYVSIMGPSGSGKSTLLNMLGCLDVLTSGTYTLDDANIQDLNDDQLSIVRCKKIGFVFQSYNLLPKLTAKENVELPAMYKGVKHSERAKKAEELLGLVGLNDRINHKPNELSGGQKQRVAIARALINDPKIILADEPTGNLDSKSSEEILQIFRKLNDSGVTIIMVTHEEDVAEHTKRIVRLKDGLIHKDELVKNRLGV